Proteins from one Deltaproteobacteria bacterium genomic window:
- the nuoG gene encoding NADH-quinone oxidoreductase subunit NuoG — MPKVSIDGREFEVNGGQNLLEACLGLGFDLPYFCWHPAMRSVGACRQCAVKEFKDENDTKGRIVMACMTPVTEGARISIDDPEAKAFRAGVIEWLMSNHPHDCPVCDEGSECHLQDMTVMTGHVYRRHRFRKRTYRNQDLGPFVNHEMNRCIQCYRCVRFYRDYAGGRDLSAFASRDRVYFGRSDNGILESEFSGNLVEVCPTGVFTDKTFKKHYTRKWDLQTAPSVCVHCGLGCNTIPGERYGVLRRIRNRYNGSVNGYFLCDRGRFGYEFVNGDKRIRRPVLRERPGGEEHIEAGEAIRRASLMLGNGKKVMGIGSPRASLESNFALRELAGPENFFSGLPDNEHKHLRLALDNLRGGPARSPSLSEVGSADAVLVLGEDVTNTAPVEALMLRQAARRGPVERAVARKIPEWDDAAIRNAVQNEKGPLYIAAPFATKLDEVAKALYHAPPEDIARLGNAIAHEIDRDAPVPEGLEEGIAQLAKTIAEDLKDAKRPLIVSGVSFGSEAVIKAAANIAWALEAAGRKAALSYIVPECNSMGLALMGGGSLDGALNAAAGGGFETLVILENDIFTRAGREEAEVFFECFENIIAIDHTATRTSSAAGLVLPAAAFAEGTGTLVNSEGRAQRSFKVFNPEGDITEGWRWLGRIMEESGAGTAWSNIDEVLESMASEMPSLQEAIDAAPSAGFRMAGQKIARAPHRFSGRTAIYADRSVIEPKPPEDPDSPLSFSMEGYQPKGLDKEPPSPLIPHFWSPGWNSPQAVVRFQDGTGGVLRGGDPGARLIMPGEPGPGYFGEIPGAFRHRKGEWLIIPVYHIFGSEEMSSLSSPVAGLIPRPYLGLNPEDAAALKAGPGEEVSLRAGGLLLRLQIKHIPGLVQGMAALPVLPGIEGLRLPQWGVISSSNSAA; from the coding sequence ATGCCTAAGGTATCCATAGACGGCAGGGAGTTCGAGGTAAACGGGGGGCAGAACCTCCTTGAGGCCTGTCTCGGGCTCGGGTTCGACCTCCCGTACTTCTGCTGGCACCCGGCAATGCGCTCGGTCGGCGCGTGCAGGCAATGCGCGGTAAAGGAGTTTAAGGACGAGAACGATACCAAGGGCAGGATAGTCATGGCCTGCATGACCCCTGTAACTGAGGGCGCGCGCATATCCATAGACGACCCCGAGGCCAAAGCCTTCAGGGCAGGCGTCATAGAATGGCTCATGTCCAACCACCCGCACGATTGCCCTGTCTGCGACGAGGGGAGCGAGTGCCACCTCCAGGACATGACCGTCATGACAGGGCACGTATATAGAAGACACAGGTTCAGGAAGAGGACCTACAGGAACCAGGACCTGGGCCCGTTCGTGAACCACGAGATGAACCGCTGCATACAGTGCTACAGGTGCGTGCGCTTCTACCGCGATTACGCGGGCGGGCGCGACCTTTCAGCCTTTGCTTCTCGCGACAGGGTCTATTTCGGGCGTAGTGATAACGGGATTCTCGAAAGCGAATTCAGCGGCAACCTCGTCGAGGTCTGCCCAACCGGGGTCTTCACGGACAAGACCTTTAAAAAGCATTATACTCGGAAATGGGACCTCCAGACCGCGCCTTCGGTCTGCGTCCATTGCGGCCTCGGGTGCAATACCATCCCGGGCGAGAGATACGGCGTGCTGCGCCGCATAAGGAACAGGTATAACGGCTCGGTGAACGGGTACTTCCTCTGCGACCGGGGCCGATTCGGCTACGAGTTCGTAAACGGAGATAAAAGAATACGGCGGCCTGTTTTAAGGGAAAGGCCCGGAGGAGAGGAGCATATCGAGGCCGGGGAGGCCATAAGGCGCGCATCCCTCATGCTCGGGAACGGTAAAAAGGTTATGGGCATAGGCTCGCCCAGGGCCTCGCTCGAATCGAACTTCGCGCTTAGGGAGCTCGCGGGGCCGGAAAACTTTTTTTCAGGGCTCCCGGATAACGAACACAAGCATTTAAGGCTCGCGCTGGATAACCTGAGGGGCGGGCCTGCCAGGTCCCCATCCCTCTCGGAGGTCGGAAGCGCGGACGCGGTACTGGTCCTGGGCGAGGACGTCACGAATACCGCGCCGGTCGAGGCGCTGATGCTCAGGCAGGCCGCCCGGAGGGGGCCGGTCGAGAGAGCGGTTGCCCGGAAAATACCCGAATGGGACGATGCCGCCATAAGGAACGCGGTCCAGAACGAAAAAGGTCCGCTCTACATTGCGGCCCCTTTTGCCACAAAGCTCGATGAAGTAGCGAAAGCTCTCTACCATGCGCCGCCCGAAGATATCGCCCGGCTCGGGAACGCTATCGCACATGAGATCGATAGGGATGCCCCGGTGCCCGAGGGGCTCGAAGAGGGAATCGCTCAACTCGCAAAGACCATAGCCGAAGACCTCAAGGATGCAAAAAGGCCTCTTATCGTTTCGGGCGTCAGTTTTGGCTCGGAAGCGGTCATAAAGGCCGCCGCAAACATCGCCTGGGCCCTTGAGGCGGCAGGTCGGAAGGCTGCGCTGTCGTACATAGTACCCGAGTGCAACAGCATGGGCCTGGCGCTTATGGGCGGCGGAAGCCTCGACGGCGCCCTTAATGCCGCAGCCGGAGGGGGCTTCGAGACCCTCGTGATACTGGAAAACGATATCTTCACGCGCGCTGGCAGGGAGGAGGCCGAGGTCTTTTTCGAGTGCTTTGAGAACATAATCGCTATCGACCATACCGCGACCCGTACCTCGTCGGCTGCCGGGCTTGTTCTTCCTGCCGCGGCCTTCGCCGAAGGCACGGGGACCCTCGTGAATTCAGAGGGCAGGGCGCAGAGGTCTTTCAAGGTCTTCAACCCCGAGGGCGATATCACCGAGGGCTGGCGCTGGCTCGGGAGGATCATGGAGGAATCAGGCGCGGGCACGGCCTGGAGCAATATAGACGAGGTCCTCGAATCCATGGCGTCCGAGATGCCGTCGCTGCAGGAGGCAATCGATGCCGCGCCGTCCGCCGGGTTCCGCATGGCGGGGCAGAAGATCGCGAGAGCGCCGCACCGGTTTAGCGGCCGAACTGCCATTTACGCGGACAGGAGCGTTATAGAGCCCAAGCCGCCCGAAGACCCGGACTCTCCACTCTCTTTCTCAATGGAAGGCTACCAGCCGAAGGGACTTGATAAGGAACCGCCTTCGCCGCTTATACCCCATTTCTGGTCGCCGGGGTGGAACTCCCCGCAGGCGGTCGTAAGATTTCAGGATGGGACGGGCGGGGTGCTGCGTGGCGGCGACCCGGGTGCAAGGCTCATAATGCCGGGCGAACCAGGGCCCGGGTATTTCGGTGAAATACCCGGGGCGTTCAGGCATCGCAAAGGCGAATGGCTCATCATACCCGTCTACCACATATTCGGGTCCGAGGAGATGAGCTCGCTTTCTTCGCCCGTTGCCGGACTCATACCGCGTCCTTACCTTGGTCTTAACCCGGAAGACGCAGCGGCCCTCAAGGCCGGACCCGGCGAAGAGGTCTCGTTGAGGGCAGGGGGGCTTCTTTTAAGGCTTCAAATCAAGCACATACCCGGCCTTGTGCAGGGCATGGCGGCGCTCCCGGTCCTGCCGGGGATTGAGGGATTGAGGCTACCGCAATGGGGTGTTATCTCGAGCTCGAATAGCGCCGCCTGA
- the nuoE gene encoding NADH-quinone oxidoreductase subunit NuoE, translating into MLSDEERREIEEEIRHYGQKRAACVEALMCVQRRRGWVDDETLGEVANILGMRVDELDGIATFYNLIFRRPVGKNVILICNTISCMVMGYERILAHLEKRLGIRLGHTTADGLFTLLPVPCLGACDRSPVMMVGERLFPGLTPESVDEILREHGWRG; encoded by the coding sequence GTGCTTTCCGACGAGGAGAGGCGCGAGATAGAGGAGGAAATAAGGCACTACGGGCAGAAGCGGGCGGCATGCGTAGAGGCGCTCATGTGCGTACAGCGCCGGAGGGGCTGGGTGGACGACGAAACGCTTGGCGAGGTCGCGAATATTCTCGGCATGAGAGTTGATGAGCTCGACGGGATCGCGACCTTTTATAACCTGATATTCAGGAGGCCCGTGGGAAAGAACGTCATACTCATATGCAACACCATTAGCTGCATGGTCATGGGCTATGAAAGGATACTCGCCCATCTGGAAAAAAGGCTTGGCATAAGGCTCGGCCATACGACTGCGGACGGGCTTTTTACGCTCCTCCCTGTGCCGTGCCTTGGCGCGTGCGACCGCTCGCCGGTCATGATGGTGGGGGAAAGGCTCTTTCCGGGACTTACGCCGGAGAGTGTCGATGAGATACTGAGAGAGCACGGATGGCGGGGATAG
- the nuoK gene encoding NADH-quinone oxidoreductase subunit NuoK, with translation MATVPAEYALALAAVLFALGLTGVLVRRNMIYILMSIEIMLNASGLAFISAGYRWAEPDGQVMFVFILTLAAAEVSVALAVIFRFFHRTGTLDMDKAGSLKG, from the coding sequence ATGGCGACTGTCCCGGCTGAATACGCCCTGGCGCTCGCGGCAGTGCTCTTTGCACTGGGCCTTACAGGGGTGCTAGTGAGGCGGAACATGATCTATATACTCATGTCCATCGAGATTATGCTGAACGCCTCGGGACTTGCCTTCATCTCCGCCGGGTACAGGTGGGCGGAGCCCGACGGCCAGGTGATGTTCGTCTTCATACTCACGCTCGCCGCTGCAGAGGTCTCCGTGGCCCTGGCGGTCATCTTCAGGTTTTTTCACCGGACAGGCACCCTTGACATGGACAAGGCCGGCAGCCTGAAAGGATAG
- the nuoI gene encoding NADH-quinone oxidoreductase subunit NuoI has protein sequence MRRYSRVSTMLSLVRTAWVVFLHAFRKRVTVSYPEEKPYLAPRFRGRIILSRDPDGEERCVACYLCAAACPVDCIALDAAETEDGRRYPSFFRINFSRCIFCGYCEEACPTYAIQLTPDFEMSEYARQSLVYEKEDLLIKGTGKYPGYNFYRVAGLAIKGKDKGEAENEAPPVDVRGLMP, from the coding sequence ATGCGCCGCTATTCCCGGGTATCCACGATGCTGAGCCTCGTTAGGACGGCGTGGGTGGTATTCCTTCACGCTTTTAGAAAAAGGGTGACGGTCAGCTATCCCGAGGAGAAGCCCTATCTCGCGCCGAGGTTCCGGGGACGCATAATACTCTCGCGCGACCCGGACGGCGAGGAGAGGTGTGTTGCCTGCTACCTCTGCGCGGCCGCATGCCCGGTGGATTGCATAGCCCTCGACGCGGCGGAAACGGAGGACGGCAGGCGTTATCCTTCCTTTTTCCGCATAAATTTTTCGCGTTGCATCTTCTGCGGGTACTGCGAGGAGGCGTGCCCGACGTACGCCATACAGCTTACGCCTGATTTCGAGATGAGCGAATACGCGAGGCAGTCGTTAGTGTACGAAAAGGAGGACCTCCTCATAAAGGGGACCGGCAAATACCCCGGCTATAATTTCTACAGGGTCGCGGGGCTCGCGATAAAGGGGAAGGACAAGGGGGAAGCCGAGAATGAAGCGCCTCCTGTGGACGTAAGGGGCCTTATGCCCTGA
- the nuoH gene encoding NADH-quinone oxidoreductase subunit NuoH has product MQGIAASLLTIAFVLIALLTSSAALIWAERRLLALWQDRYGPNRVGPLGLFQPVADLIKIFTKDDWVPPFADRAVFVLAPAIIVITVLTAFAVIPFAPGIKVVDLDIGVIFFLAMSSLSIYSVVLAGWSSNSKYALLGGLRGAAQMLSYEIFMGLSIMGVVLLAGSFNLKDIVEAQRDIWFFIPQLPGLFIFFVAGLAETHRLPFDLPEAENELVAGYHTEYSGIKFGMFYVGEYLGVTLIAAMITTLFLGGWLGPVLPPVIWFMLKTGFVIAVFILLRASLPRPRFDQLMGFGWKVMLPLALINLLATGGIILAFSDAPLFPGIHDAEPR; this is encoded by the coding sequence ATGCAGGGGATCGCAGCGTCCTTATTGACAATAGCCTTCGTCCTCATTGCGCTCCTTACATCGAGCGCAGCGCTCATCTGGGCGGAGCGGAGGCTTCTTGCGCTCTGGCAGGACAGGTATGGGCCGAACCGGGTCGGCCCGCTGGGGCTATTTCAGCCGGTCGCGGACCTCATAAAGATATTCACGAAGGACGACTGGGTCCCGCCCTTTGCGGACAGGGCGGTCTTCGTGCTGGCCCCGGCCATAATCGTCATAACGGTCCTTACTGCCTTCGCGGTCATACCTTTTGCGCCGGGCATCAAGGTAGTCGACCTGGATATCGGTGTAATATTTTTTCTGGCCATGTCGTCTCTGAGCATCTATAGCGTGGTCCTTGCCGGCTGGTCCTCGAACAGCAAGTACGCCCTCCTGGGCGGCTTGCGCGGCGCTGCCCAGATGCTGAGCTACGAGATATTCATGGGACTCTCGATAATGGGTGTGGTTCTGCTCGCCGGGTCCTTTAACCTCAAGGACATAGTCGAGGCGCAGAGGGACATATGGTTCTTCATCCCCCAGCTCCCGGGCCTTTTCATTTTCTTTGTCGCGGGGCTCGCGGAAACGCACAGGCTGCCTTTCGACCTGCCCGAGGCCGAAAACGAGCTGGTGGCCGGCTATCACACCGAGTATTCCGGGATAAAGTTCGGGATGTTCTACGTTGGCGAATACCTGGGCGTTACGCTCATCGCGGCAATGATAACGACGCTCTTCCTCGGGGGCTGGCTGGGCCCGGTGCTCCCGCCAGTAATATGGTTTATGCTCAAGACCGGGTTCGTTATTGCGGTATTCATACTGCTTCGGGCCTCGCTCCCGAGGCCCAGGTTCGACCAGCTCATGGGCTTCGGCTGGAAGGTGATGCTCCCCCTAGCGCTCATAAACCTTCTGGCAACCGGCGGCATCATCCTGGCATTTTCGGATGCGCCGCTATTCCCGGGTATCCACGATGCTGAGCCTCGTTAG
- the nuoF gene encoding NADH-quinone oxidoreductase subunit NuoF, protein MAGIAEKPLTWNLKPDCEALDISEYEGHGGYEGLRKALRMAPTEMQKEVKEANLRGRGGAGFNTGLKWSFVPMGKEAPRPKYLIANADEMEPGTFKDRLLLERNPHLIIEGMTIASFAIEAETAFVFLRWEYTLAAKRVRKAIAEAYERGYLGRNILGSGFNLDMRVHVSAGRYICGEETALLNALEGRRAIPRSKPPFPQTSGLWGRPTVVNNVETLSNVPHIILRGAAWYKNLSRSEDGGTKLYGVSGRVNRPGLWELPMGTTAREILEEHAGGMADGFRFRCLIPGGASTEFICEESLDVKMDFDSVQKAGSRLGTGTMIVLDHSVCPVAALHNLQSFFAQESCGWCTPCREGLPWVVRLLGSIEDGKGEPGDIETLREHTGSLWMGRTYCALAPGAMEPLKSGLSIFREDFERHLREKGCPWKKDRSRKYA, encoded by the coding sequence ATGGCGGGGATAGCCGAAAAGCCGCTCACCTGGAACCTGAAGCCGGATTGCGAGGCCCTGGATATAAGCGAGTACGAGGGGCACGGCGGCTATGAAGGGCTCCGTAAGGCCCTCAGGATGGCGCCAACGGAAATGCAGAAAGAGGTAAAAGAGGCGAACCTACGGGGCAGGGGCGGCGCTGGTTTCAATACGGGCCTCAAGTGGAGTTTCGTGCCGATGGGCAAGGAAGCCCCGAGGCCAAAGTACCTCATAGCCAATGCCGACGAGATGGAGCCCGGCACATTTAAAGACAGGCTCCTCCTTGAGCGGAACCCGCACCTCATCATAGAGGGCATGACAATAGCCTCCTTTGCCATCGAGGCGGAAACGGCCTTCGTATTTCTCCGCTGGGAATACACCCTTGCCGCGAAGCGCGTGAGAAAGGCCATAGCCGAGGCGTACGAAAGGGGATATCTGGGAAGAAACATACTCGGCTCGGGCTTCAATCTCGATATGCGGGTACACGTGAGCGCCGGGCGATACATATGCGGCGAGGAGACGGCCCTTTTGAACGCGCTCGAGGGGAGGCGCGCCATTCCCCGGTCAAAGCCGCCCTTCCCGCAGACGAGCGGACTATGGGGGAGGCCCACGGTCGTCAATAACGTAGAGACGCTCTCGAACGTGCCGCACATAATCCTGAGAGGGGCCGCATGGTACAAGAATTTAAGCCGCTCAGAGGACGGCGGCACCAAGCTCTATGGCGTAAGCGGAAGAGTAAATAGGCCGGGGCTTTGGGAACTCCCCATGGGCACGACAGCGCGCGAGATACTGGAAGAGCACGCGGGCGGCATGGCGGACGGGTTCAGATTTCGTTGCCTCATACCCGGCGGGGCCTCGACTGAGTTCATCTGTGAAGAGAGCCTGGATGTAAAGATGGATTTCGATTCGGTCCAGAAGGCAGGTAGCAGGCTCGGCACAGGGACCATGATAGTCCTCGACCATAGCGTCTGCCCGGTTGCCGCGCTCCATAACCTCCAAAGTTTTTTTGCGCAGGAATCATGCGGCTGGTGCACGCCTTGCCGGGAAGGGCTTCCGTGGGTCGTGAGGCTCCTCGGGTCGATTGAGGACGGAAAAGGTGAGCCCGGCGATATCGAGACGCTACGAGAGCATACGGGCTCGCTCTGGATGGGAAGGACTTACTGCGCGCTTGCGCCCGGGGCCATGGAACCCCTGAAGAGCGGGCTTAGCATCTTCAGGGAGGATTTCGAAAGGCACCTTAGGGAAAAAGGCTGCCCGTGGAAAAAGGACCGGAGCCGCAAATATGCCTAA
- the nuoC gene encoding NADH-quinone oxidoreductase subunit C/D yields MSIAATSNILEDLASKFGGGSVRPQPTADSVPTFWTPKEKVLEVLKYLKTGIEGPYRMLYDLTAIDERTRRKRQGQPESDFTIVYHLLSFDRNEDLRIKVALKGESPSIPSATGVWSSANWYERELWDMFGVRAEGHPNLRRILMPPSWEGHPLRKDHPARRTDMERYTLPLEKEVKEEAALRFVPKEWGIYRTEENGSEFMFLNMGPHHPGTHGIFRIILELDGEEIVNAFPDIGYHHRGAEKMGERQTWHTYIPYTDRIDYLAGPLNNFPYVLAVERLAGIEVPERAKVARVMFAELFRIASHLVWYGTFAQDLGQLAPVFLTFNDRERAYSIIEAVSGFRMHPAWFRIGGVQSDLPKGWERLVRDFIEYLPPRLMEYEKLVMKNAIVRARTRGIGMLTLDQAIDWGVTGPNLRACGIEWDFRKKRPYSGYDQFEFDIPTAEEGDSYARALVRVEEMRQSLRILKQCLENMPAGAIKSDHPLATPPRKEQTMRDIETLIGHFLSVSWGPVVPAGEAAVGTEAAKGNNTYYLVSDGDTSSYRTRIRTPSFPHIQALPLMCKGFEIADLIAILGSIDFVMGDVDR; encoded by the coding sequence ATGTCCATTGCAGCGACATCGAACATATTGGAGGACTTGGCATCCAAGTTCGGCGGGGGCTCGGTAAGACCGCAGCCCACCGCCGACAGCGTGCCGACCTTCTGGACCCCGAAGGAGAAGGTGCTGGAGGTTCTCAAGTATCTAAAGACCGGCATCGAGGGCCCGTACAGGATGCTTTACGACCTCACGGCCATTGATGAGCGCACTCGCCGGAAGCGCCAGGGGCAGCCCGAGAGCGACTTTACAATCGTCTATCACCTCCTCTCTTTCGACCGTAACGAGGACCTGAGGATAAAGGTCGCTCTCAAAGGGGAGAGCCCATCAATACCGTCGGCGACCGGGGTGTGGAGCTCGGCCAACTGGTACGAAAGGGAGCTATGGGACATGTTCGGGGTCCGGGCAGAGGGGCACCCGAACCTTAGGCGCATACTCATGCCGCCGTCCTGGGAAGGGCATCCGCTCCGCAAAGACCACCCGGCGCGGAGGACCGACATGGAGAGGTACACCCTCCCGCTTGAAAAGGAGGTCAAGGAGGAGGCGGCGCTCAGGTTCGTCCCCAAGGAATGGGGGATATACAGGACGGAGGAGAACGGGAGCGAGTTCATGTTCCTCAACATGGGCCCGCACCACCCGGGCACCCACGGAATATTCCGCATCATACTCGAGCTCGACGGCGAGGAGATTGTGAACGCCTTCCCGGATATCGGCTACCACCACCGCGGGGCCGAGAAGATGGGGGAGAGGCAGACCTGGCATACCTACATACCGTATACCGACAGGATAGACTACCTGGCCGGGCCGCTTAATAACTTCCCGTACGTGCTCGCCGTCGAGCGGCTCGCGGGCATAGAGGTGCCGGAGAGGGCGAAGGTCGCCCGCGTGATGTTCGCGGAGCTCTTCCGCATAGCGAGCCATCTTGTCTGGTACGGGACATTCGCGCAGGACCTCGGGCAGCTCGCCCCGGTTTTTTTGACCTTCAATGACAGGGAGCGAGCCTACTCCATAATAGAGGCGGTCTCCGGCTTCCGCATGCATCCGGCCTGGTTCAGGATAGGCGGCGTACAATCCGACCTGCCCAAGGGATGGGAGAGGCTCGTGAGGGATTTCATAGAATACCTGCCGCCGAGACTCATGGAATACGAAAAGCTCGTAATGAAAAACGCGATAGTGAGGGCGCGCACAAGGGGCATAGGCATGCTCACCCTCGACCAGGCCATTGACTGGGGCGTGACGGGCCCGAACCTCCGTGCCTGCGGCATCGAGTGGGACTTCCGTAAGAAGCGCCCCTATTCAGGCTATGACCAGTTCGAGTTCGACATCCCTACCGCCGAGGAGGGCGACAGCTACGCAAGGGCTTTGGTAAGGGTCGAGGAGATGCGCCAGAGCCTCAGGATACTGAAGCAGTGCCTCGAGAACATGCCCGCGGGGGCCATTAAGAGCGACCACCCGCTCGCGACCCCGCCCAGGAAAGAACAGACCATGCGGGACATCGAAACACTCATAGGCCATTTCCTCTCCGTAAGCTGGGGCCCGGTCGTCCCGGCAGGAGAGGCCGCGGTCGGCACCGAAGCCGCGAAGGGGAACAACACCTATTACCTCGTAAGCGACGGGGACACCTCTTCCTACAGGACCCGCATACGCACCCCTTCATTCCCGCACATTCAGGCGCTCCCGCTCATGTGCAAGGGCTTCGAGATAGCCGACCTTATCGCCATACTGGGGAGCATCGATTTCGTGATGGGCGACGTGGACCGCTAA
- the nuoJ gene encoding NADH-quinone oxidoreductase subunit J, producing MNGLFYIASAIAMVATFRAITGANAVHSLLYLTVSFLASAAIFYSLGAHYIAALEAIIYAGAIMVLFLFVVMMLSYGPGQEMEEKRITRPGTWAGPAVLTTILLVLLVYVLTDKDLAPENGIAHGPKAVGIALFGPYLIGVELASVLLLVGLLGAYHIGRK from the coding sequence GTGAACGGATTATTCTACATAGCATCGGCAATCGCGATGGTCGCTACCTTCAGGGCCATAACCGGCGCGAACGCGGTGCATTCGCTCCTCTATCTCACGGTATCTTTCCTTGCGAGCGCAGCCATCTTCTATTCGCTCGGGGCGCATTACATCGCGGCGCTCGAGGCCATAATATACGCGGGCGCGATAATGGTCCTCTTCCTTTTCGTCGTCATGATGCTTAGCTACGGGCCGGGCCAGGAGATGGAGGAAAAAAGGATAACGAGGCCGGGGACATGGGCCGGGCCAGCCGTGCTGACGACCATACTGCTCGTTCTGCTCGTCTATGTCCTTACAGACAAGGACCTTGCCCCGGAGAACGGGATAGCCCACGGGCCAAAAGCCGTCGGAATAGCCCTATTCGGCCCGTATCTCATAGGAGTGGAGCTTGCCTCGGTGCTCCTCCTTGTGGGCCTTCTCGGGGCATATCACATCGGGCGCAAATAG
- the nuoL gene encoding NADH-quinone oxidoreductase subunit L, giving the protein MKEFLWLIPALPFAGFLALILAGRSMPARLSALIGAGSVGLSAVAVLAAGIDFIGSPPPEGFRTQSLWTWVEIGWFRAEAALRLDALSLTMAAVVTFTAFLILFYSAEFMAGEEGYTRFFAYMDLFVAFMLVLVLADNFLFLYLGWEGVGLCSFLLIGFWYKESYTGYAARKAFIMTRAGDTAFVIGIILLAVSFGTLDITAVMEGAASEWQGSYLAALAALLILAGALGKSAQVPLQAWLPDAMAGPTPVSALIHAATMVTAGVYLIARTHALFELAPAVMALIAALGAATLLISALSALVQPDIKRALAYSTMGQVGFMFLALGAGSWQAAVFHFMTHAFFKALLFLSAGAVITALGGEHDMFRMGGLRKRLPIAFWSFLIGAASLSALPLVTAGYYSKDLILIGALAGSGAFLWGAGLIGAFFTALYAFRMVFLVFYGKAGADVARRPGIRMAVPLIVLSALSLLAGFIGVPSFLEPVLPAPRPGAPVKTLPAGMLSALVPVLGAAAAYFLFLKRRGLLEGLPEKGTVPGLHGFFRSGWGFDWLYERLFVRPYLLAARAGRTDFMDAPYAGAARGTEILNKLLVKTQSGQVRRYAAGMALGALLALGVLVFT; this is encoded by the coding sequence ATGAAGGAATTCCTGTGGCTCATACCCGCCCTGCCATTTGCAGGGTTCCTGGCGCTCATACTGGCAGGCCGCTCGATGCCGGCGAGGCTTTCCGCCCTCATCGGGGCAGGGAGTGTCGGCCTCTCCGCCGTCGCCGTCCTTGCAGCCGGAATCGATTTCATCGGCTCGCCTCCCCCGGAAGGCTTCCGGACCCAAAGCCTCTGGACCTGGGTCGAGATCGGCTGGTTCAGGGCCGAAGCAGCCCTCAGGCTCGATGCGCTCTCCCTTACAATGGCCGCGGTAGTCACCTTTACTGCCTTCCTCATCCTTTTCTATTCCGCCGAGTTCATGGCAGGGGAGGAGGGCTACACGCGCTTTTTCGCGTACATGGACCTATTTGTCGCCTTCATGCTCGTCCTCGTCCTTGCCGATAATTTCCTTTTTCTCTATCTCGGCTGGGAGGGGGTGGGGCTCTGCAGCTTCCTCCTCATCGGGTTCTGGTACAAGGAGAGCTACACCGGGTACGCGGCGAGGAAGGCCTTCATCATGACGAGGGCCGGAGACACGGCATTCGTAATAGGAATCATACTCCTTGCTGTAAGCTTCGGGACGCTCGATATCACGGCAGTCATGGAGGGTGCCGCCTCCGAGTGGCAGGGGAGCTACCTAGCCGCGCTCGCGGCGCTCCTGATACTCGCGGGCGCGCTCGGCAAATCAGCGCAGGTGCCGCTTCAGGCATGGCTTCCCGACGCCATGGCAGGCCCGACCCCGGTAAGCGCCCTCATCCACGCCGCTACGATGGTCACGGCCGGGGTGTACCTAATAGCCCGGACCCACGCCCTCTTCGAGCTTGCGCCTGCGGTCATGGCCTTGATTGCCGCCCTGGGCGCGGCAACGCTCCTCATATCCGCGCTAAGCGCCCTCGTCCAGCCGGACATAAAAAGGGCCCTTGCCTATTCGACCATGGGCCAGGTGGGGTTCATGTTCCTCGCGCTCGGGGCTGGCTCCTGGCAGGCCGCCGTATTCCATTTCATGACACACGCGTTCTTCAAGGCCCTCCTCTTCCTTTCCGCAGGCGCGGTCATAACCGCGCTCGGAGGCGAGCACGACATGTTCAGGATGGGCGGGTTGAGGAAAAGGCTCCCTATTGCGTTCTGGAGCTTTCTGATCGGGGCCGCTTCCCTTTCGGCCCTGCCCCTTGTCACCGCCGGATACTACAGCAAGGACCTCATACTCATAGGGGCGCTGGCCGGAAGCGGGGCATTCCTCTGGGGCGCTGGTCTAATAGGTGCATTCTTCACCGCGCTCTATGCCTTCCGCATGGTCTTCCTCGTCTTTTACGGAAAGGCCGGGGCTGATGTTGCAAGGCGTCCCGGCATAAGGATGGCGGTCCCTCTCATCGTCCTTTCGGCCCTGTCGCTCCTTGCCGGGTTCATAGGCGTGCCGTCCTTCCTGGAGCCTGTGCTGCCTGCTCCCCGCCCAGGAGCGCCGGTAAAGACTCTTCCGGCCGGGATGCTCTCAGCTTTGGTTCCCGTGCTCGGAGCAGCCGCGGCCTATTTCCTTTTTTTAAAAAGGCGCGGCCTCTTGGAAGGGCTTCCGGAAAAAGGCACTGTCCCCGGCCTGCATGGTTTTTTCCGCTCAGGCTGGGGTTTTGACTGGCTCTATGAAAGGCTATTTGTGCGCCCGTATCTCCTGGCCGCCCGGGCGGGAAGAACGGATTTCATGGACGCGCCCTATGCCGGGGCCGCGCGCGGGACCGAGATTTTAAACAAGCTCCTCGTAAAGACCCAGTCCGGGCAGGTGAGGCGTTATGCTGCCGGGATGGCGCTTGGGGCACTGCTTGCGCTCGGGGTCCTGGTCTTCACATGA